A region from the Palaemon carinicauda isolate YSFRI2023 chromosome 16, ASM3689809v2, whole genome shotgun sequence genome encodes:
- the LOC137655114 gene encoding dynein intermediate chain 2, ciliary-like → MSAEELARLDSQPNPFNFSERVSQTQKAPRKDLGIQTEPPPSNTHSLNFGLSNIFDAYQKDYKKVLAKELEREREKEKEKERERKSGKQKSPRGPREPVVHIPPPPPKKTQGGDLSAIHETASMVERMVTQNIYDDITQDFQYWEDTSDDFRPMEGSLLPLWKFSCDNCRSYYVSDICWNPFYPDLFAASYSTDRDGSTDCGGMLSLFTLKNPGIPERLYRTPSGVNSAQFHPTKESVLVAGCSDGVVFVYDTRLVGCLKVLSSTTITGKHLLPVSQVRWIPTEPGQNLGFYSVGQDGRVSQWTVLPSSLQYTDILDFSGDTQGSNSSSNADKVKLEGTATCVAFSPKDKNILLVGVDTGAVFQVNASSTSYGIIRYPAHSCPVRAIAWNSYHHKIFATCSGDWTLKLWLQCHVAALVILDLGAPVAGLTWAPYSSSVVVAVSDEGRVHVYDLFLRKCRPLCVQNIMQRRRTSLACVAFNPVFPIIVVGGEKGYLISMKLSPNLRKPHKDAKGADEQKLREIELCKMDRIIATSSN, encoded by the exons ATGTCTGCCGAAGAACTCGCTCGACTCGACTCCCAGCCAAATCCTTTCAATTTCAGCGAGCGAGTCTCACAGACTCAGAAAGCTCCCAGGAAG GACCTGGGAATTCAAACCGAGCCTCCGCCCAGCAACACTCACAGCCTCAACTTTGGATTGTCCAACATCTTCGACGCCTACCAGAAGGATTACAAGAAGGTCCTAGCTAAGGAGCTGGAgcgagagagggagaaagaaaaggaaaaggagagggaaagaaaGTCAGGCAAACAG AAGTCGCCCAGAGGACCCAGGGAACCCGTGGTGCACATCCCACCCCCGCCCCCCAAGAAGACCCAGGGGGGCGACCTCTCGGCCATTCACGAAACGGCAAGCATGGTGGAGCGGATGGTCACACAGAACATCTATGATGACATCACGCAAG ACTTCCAGTACTGGGAGGACACAAGCGACGACTTCCGACCGATGGAAGGATCTCTTCTTCCTCTCTGGAAATTCAGCTGCGACAACTGCAGGTCCTATTACGTCTCGGACATCTGCTGGAATCCATTCTACCCGGATCTCTTCGCTGCTTCGTACTCGACAG ATCGAGATGGTTCAACCGATTGCGGGGGGATGCTGAGTCTCTTCACACTGAAGAATCCAGGAATCCCTGAACGTCTCTACAGAACTCCAAGCGGAGTCAATTCAGCCCAGTTCCATCCTACG AAAGAGAGTGTTCTTGTAGCTGGCTGTAGTGATGGTGTAGTGTTTGTGTACGACACTCGCCTTGTAGGATGTCTCAAAGTCCTATCTTCAACGACCATAACTGGGAAGCACTTACTCCCAGTTTCTCAG GTCAGATGGATACCGACAGAACCAGGACAGAATCTCGGATTCTACTCCGTGGGCCAAGATGGAAGGGTGTCCCAGTGGACCGTCCTGCCTTCATCCCTACAGTACACTGACATTCTCGATTTCAGTGGTGACACGCAGGGAAGTAATTCCTCTTCAAATGCTGATAAAGTAAAGCTAGAAG GTACCGCCACTTGTGTAGCTTTCAGTCCAAAGGACAAGAACATTCTCTTAGTGGGCGTGGATACCGGAGCGGTCTTCCAGGTCAATGCTTCCTCCACCAGTTATGGAATCATCCGATATCCAGCGCATTCTTGCCCCGTGAGGGCTATTGCTTGGAACAGTTACCATCACAAGATCTTCGCCACTTGTTCGGGCGACTGGACGTTGAAGCTGTGGCTACAGTGTCACGT GGCTGCTCTCGTGATACTCGACTTAGGAGCTCCTGTAGCAGGACTCACGTGGGCTCCTTACAGCAGCAGCGTCGTGGTAGCAGTGAGTGACGAGGGACGCGTCCATGTTTACGACCTCTTTCTACGAAAATGTCGACCACTCTGTGTGCAGAACATCATGCAGAGACGACGCACCAGTCTGGCCTGTGTGGCCTTCAATCCAGTCTTCCCTATCATTGTAGTTGGAGGAGAGAA AGGATATCTCATTTCCATGAAGTTATCCCCTAACCTGAGGAAACCTCACAAGGATGCGAAAGGAGCCGATGAACAGAAATTGAGAGAAATTGAACTATGCAAGATGGACAGGATCATTGCAACAAGTTCAAACTGA